The window CCGCCCCGCGCACCTCGAGTGCGATGGAGTCGAGGAGTTTCGCCTCGTCGATCCGCAAGGTTCGCTCATCGCTTTTCGCCTGGGCCACCTTTCCTCTCGTGCGAAGGCCGTCGAAAATAGGGTAGGTGAGGACCAGACCCGCCGTCCACACGTTTCCGTCCGCTTCGGATTCGCCGACGTCGAGCTCCCGCCATCCGTACTTCGCCTGCAGGTCCAGGCGGGGCTTGTCATAGGCGTTGGCGATC is drawn from Candidatus Deferrimicrobiaceae bacterium and contains these coding sequences:
- a CDS encoding TolC family protein, producing IANAYDKPRLDLQAKYGWRELDVGESEADGNVWTAGLVLTYPIFDGLRTRGKVAQAKSDERTLRIDEAKLLDSIALEVRGAVDAVRESGEIVKALSGTVAQAERLVTMAEKGFEFGVKTRLDVDDAQLNLTQAKGNLARARRDYLVAQVTLQYVMGALGESG